A genomic region of Pseudomonas sp. RSB 5.4 contains the following coding sequences:
- a CDS encoding DoxX family protein, producing the protein MNNLITRAIGLMEKIPHSLIAFIARFSIAAVFWKSGQTKVEGLAIDLIDGTLQLGWPHLADSTIPLFQSEYHVPLLSPEIAAHMSAFAEHFFPVLILIGFATRFSALALLGMTLVIEVFVYPDAYPTHGTWAAVLLYLMATGPGKLSIDHLIARRFAS; encoded by the coding sequence ATGAACAACCTCATCACTCGCGCCATCGGGCTCATGGAAAAAATCCCCCACAGCCTGATCGCCTTCATCGCGCGGTTCTCGATAGCCGCGGTGTTCTGGAAGTCCGGGCAGACCAAGGTCGAGGGGCTGGCCATCGATTTGATCGACGGCACCTTGCAACTCGGCTGGCCACATTTGGCGGACTCGACGATTCCGTTGTTTCAGAGCGAATACCACGTGCCGCTGCTGTCACCGGAAATCGCCGCGCACATGTCGGCGTTTGCCGAGCACTTCTTTCCGGTGCTGATATTGATCGGCTTCGCCACGAGATTTTCAGCGCTGGCGCTGCTGGGCATGACACTGGTGATCGAGGTGTTCGTCTATCCCGATGCCTACCCGACCCACGGCACCTGGGCGGCGGTGTTGCTGTACCTGATGGCGACCGGGCCGGGGAAATTGTCGATCGATCACCTGATCGCACGACGTTTTGCCAGTTGA
- a CDS encoding DNA-binding domain-containing protein — translation MSTQADFSAALLDTRRPCPAGLCSVNGADPASRFSVYRNNVQGSLINALADSYPVVQQLVGEEFFRGMASIFIQQQPPRSPLMSRYGDGLADFIGAFEPAAGVPYLADVARLERQRTRAYHAADALAVNAQQISAALADPHTLAKLTIALHPSLHLLDSAYAVVSIWAAHQGDATLAGIDVHQGQHALVLRNALEVEVFTLDHGASVFIRHLLNHQPLLQAAQNSPPFDLPQTLALLIGHNAITDLNNKVSP, via the coding sequence ATGAGCACTCAAGCCGACTTCAGCGCCGCCCTGCTCGACACTCGCCGGCCCTGCCCCGCTGGCCTGTGCAGCGTTAACGGTGCTGATCCCGCCAGCCGATTCTCGGTGTATCGCAATAACGTGCAAGGTTCGTTGATCAACGCGCTGGCCGACAGTTACCCGGTGGTGCAGCAGTTGGTCGGCGAGGAGTTTTTCCGTGGCATGGCCAGCATTTTCATCCAGCAGCAGCCGCCGCGCAGTCCGTTGATGAGCCGTTACGGCGACGGTCTGGCGGACTTCATTGGCGCCTTCGAACCGGCGGCCGGCGTCCCTTATCTGGCCGACGTCGCACGGCTCGAACGCCAGCGCACCCGCGCCTATCACGCCGCCGATGCGCTGGCGGTCAATGCGCAACAGATCAGCGCTGCACTGGCCGATCCGCACACACTGGCCAAACTGACCATCGCCCTGCATCCCTCGCTGCACCTGCTCGATTCGGCCTACGCGGTGGTTTCGATCTGGGCGGCGCATCAAGGAGACGCGACGCTGGCGGGCATCGACGTCCATCAAGGCCAACACGCACTGGTGCTGCGCAACGCACTCGAAGTCGAGGTCTTTACCCTCGATCACGGCGCCAGCGTGTTTATCCGCCACCTGCTCAACCACCAACCGCTGCTGCAAGCTGCGCAAAACAGCCCGCCCTTCGATCTGCCGCAGACGCTCGCCCTGCTGATCGGCCACAACGCCATCACCGACCTGAACAACAAGGTATCGCCATGA